The Cucumis melo cultivar AY chromosome 5, USDA_Cmelo_AY_1.0, whole genome shotgun sequence genome has a segment encoding these proteins:
- the LOC103492430 gene encoding protein SMAX1-LIKE 4-like: MRSVTTCVSSQQTLTPEAASVLKHSLSLAARRGHSHVTPLHVASTLLSSKPSTLSLFRRACLKSHPPHPLQSRALELCFNVALNRLPTSSPPLLHSPSLSNALIAALKRAQAHQRRGSSLDHQHQQQQHPLLTIKVELQHLVISILDDPSVSRVMREAGFSSTAVKNNIEEYSNNIITTTTATTQTTTTPLFFFPGSGSSSGSENASKFVFEIFLGMRKRKNVVLVGDSSERVVLEVMRKFKMGEVPEEMKGVKFVEFVPYNNNSSSNVSEFLRRKLGENYDHSENNGGGVVVYVGDLKWIVERGICSNYGVDGLVGEIESLLLEGFHYNDHNNNNIKKKIKIWVMGVASYQIYMRCQMRLPSLETQWDLHALPLPSSGLALNLQSSSVYDSRLSFFSQSMETKPFIIGKEEHQNLTCCEECNSNFQNELLHLKSFHSKQLPSWLQSPPKEELVELKRKWNKLCNTLHRDNSVQSLMGKSFSYSSSYPWWPKSNISFTDHHHHQTSKPLQTSNFVPRFRRQQSCTTIEFDFGNAKTKQEQSGELSLNSLKNMEGKEVKITLALGNSLFSDSSAESMEMESERKIERGEILKVLEENVPWRSELIPCIAEAVISMKKDEKLIQWVLMEGNDFIGKRKMGIVIAEVLFGSVDFLLDLNAKSEEMGISKCEMLEKALKLNKELVVLVEDVEMADSQLMKCLENGFHNGKFEDMKGETIQKVVFILTKDNSSDKTKNRDLMPPRSSSSVINMILKIEEPNSDHKRKAEREFENKTKNQRINKQSSMNNTLDLNIKAEDEEEEEEEEDDGEISTPITSDLTGETTIPNGFTESIRNRFVMNKKAKQEWGIREELVGKMREAYKEKCKWDSRFRVEEGVIERILEGFGSFSKRMFEKWVKEIFQTSLENGRYGGKGEGGIDIINLCLDHKHILEEDGYMGSCLPKKIQLSSMD, encoded by the exons ATGCGATCAGTAACAACTTGTGTTTCTTCTCAGCAGACCCTCACCCCGGAGGCTGCTTCAGTTTTGAAGCATTCCCTTTCCTTAGCCGCTCGTCGTGGCCATTCCCATGTTACCCCTCTTCATGTAGCTTCCACTCTCTTATCCTCTAAACCCTCTACTCTTAGCCTCTTTCGTCGTGCTTGCCTTAAATCCCATCCTCCTCATCCTCTCCAATCTCGCGCTCTCGAACTTTGCTTCAATGTCGCTCTTAACCGTCTCCCCACTTCCTCCCCTCCTCTCCTCCATTCCCCCTCCCTCTCCAACGCTCTCATCGCTGCTCTCAAACGCGCTCAAGCTCATCAACGACGTGGTAGCTCACTCGACCACCAACACCAACAACAACAGCACCCTCTTCTTACTATCAAAGTTGAGCTACAACATCTTGTTATCTCGATTCTGGATGACCCGAGCGTTAGTCGTGTCATGAGAGAAGCTGGTTTCTCTAGTACTGCAGTTAAGAACAACATAGAAGAGtatagtaataatattattactactactacCGCTACTACTCAAACTACTACAACcccgctttttttctttcctggTTCTGGATCTAGCTCGGGCTCTGAGAATGCGAGTAAGTTTGTGTTTGAGATTTTCTTGGGAATGAGGAAGAGAAAGAATGTTGTTTTGGTTGGGGATTCTAGTGAACGGGTTGTGTTGGAGGTTATGAGGAAGTTCAAAATGGGGGAAGTTCCTGAGGAAATGAAAGGGGTTAAGTTTGTGGAGTTTGTTCCATATAACAATAATAGTAGTAGTAATGTGAGTGAGTTTTTGAGAAGGAAATTGGGGGAAAATTATGATCATAGTGAGAATAATGGAGGAGGAGTAGTGGTTTATGTTGGGGATTTGAAATGGATTGTGGAGAGGGGTATTTGTAGTAATTATGGAGTGGATGGTTTAGTTGGAGAAATTGAAAGCTTATTGTTGGAGGGTTTTCATTATAATGatcataataataacaatattaagAAGAAGATTAAGATTTGGGTTATGGGTGTAGCTAGTTATCAGATTTATATGAGATGTCAAATGAGATTACCTTCTCTTGAAACTCAATGGGATCTTCATGCTCTTCCTCTTCCCTCTTCAGGCCTTGCCTTAAATCTCCAGTCTTCAAG TGTTTATGATTCAAGGCTAAGCTTCTTCTCTCAATCTATGGAAACAAAGCCATTCATTATTGGCAAAGAAGAACATCAAAACCTCACTTGTTGTGAAGAATGCAATTCTAATTTCCAAAATGAACTCCTTCACTTGAAATCTTTCCATTCCAAACAACTTCCCTCTTGGCTTCAATCACCTCCAAAG GAGGAGTTGGTGGAATTGAAGAGAAAATGGAACAAATTATGCAATACTCTACACAGAGATAACTCAGTGCAAAGCTTAATGGGGAAAAGCTTCTCATATTCTTCATCATATCCATGGTGGCCTAAGTCAAATATTTCTTTCAcagatcatcatcatcatcaaacaTCAAAGCCATTACAGACTTCAAATTTTGTTCCTAGATTCAGAAGGCAACAATCTTGCACAacaattgaatttgattttgggAATGCAAAAACGAAACAAGAACAGAGTGGAGAATTGAGTTTGAATTCTCTCAAAAACATGGAGGGGAAAGAAGTGAAAATCACTCTAGCTTTGGGCAATTCTCTGTTTAGTGATTCATCAGCAGAATCCATGGAAATGGAGAGTGAAAGAAAGATTGAAAGAGGAGAGATTTTGAAGGTTTTGGAAGAGAATGTGCCATGGCGATCAGAATTGATTCCTTGTATAGCAGAGGCAGTGATTTCAatgaagaaagatgaaaaattgATTCAATGGGTTTTGATGGAAGGGAATGATTtcattggaaaaagaaaaatgggaaTTGTAATTGCAGAAGTATTATTTGGATCTGTGGATTTTTTGTTGGATTTGAATGCTAAAAGTGAAGAAATGGGGATTTCTAAATGTGAAATGCTGGAAAAGGCATTGAAATTGAATAAAGAGCTTGTTGTTCTTGTTGAAGACGTGGAAATGGCAGATTCTCAGTTGATGAAATGTCTTGAAAATGGATTTCACAACGGGAAGTTTGAAGACATGAAAGGAGAAACCATTCAAAAAGTTGTATTCATTTTAACAAAAGATAATTCTTCTGATAAAACGAAGAACAGAGATTTGATGCCACCGCGGTCGTCATCGTCGGTGATCAACATGATACTAAAAATTGAAGAGCCTAATTCAGATCACAAGCGAAAAGCCGAAAGGGAATTCGAAAACAAAACGAAGAACCAAAGAATCAACAAACAATCAAGCATGAACAACACATTGGATCTAAACATCAAAGCagaggatgaagaagaagaagaagaagaagaagatgatggggAAATAAGTACTCCAATAACAAGTGATCTAACAGGGGAAACAACAATTCCAAATGGGTTCACGGAATCGATTCGGAATCGATTCGTTATGAATAAAAAAGCAAAGCAAGAATGGGGAATAAGAGAGGAATTGGTGGGGAAAATGAGAGAGGCATATAAGGAGAAATGTAAATGGGATAGTAGATTTAGAGTGGAAGAGGGGGTTATAGAGAGGATTTTAGAAGGATTTGGTTCATTTTCCAAGAGAATGTTTGAAAAATGGGTGAAAGAAATTTTTCAAACAAGCTTAGAAAATGGTAGATATGGTGGGAAAGGGGAAGGGGGTATAGATATTATAAACTTGTGTTTGGATCATAAACACATTTTGGAAGAAGATGGGTATATGGGTTCTTGTCTCCCTaaaaaaattcaactttcttcTATGGATTGA